DNA from Plutella xylostella chromosome 19, ilPluXylo3.1, whole genome shotgun sequence:
AACACTCAGAAGGTAGTGCATCTTTTGCACACTGGACAAGTCCCCATTAGTGTGTATCAGACTGTCGAACAATCCAATAAAATTTGGCCAGTCAGTGTAGACCCCAGAGAAACTGCTCAGACTGATCTCAGGCAACTTGAAGTGAGCAGTTGATCTCACTGGCTCCACATCCGCGACGCTATTTGTCGACACTAATCCCTCAGCTATCACTTTAACCGAATAAAAGATTTCGTAAAATTTGTTGAAGCGTTGGTCAGCCTGCTGCAGCACGGTCTCGTCGACGGGCAGACCCTTCAGGTTCAAGTAAGCGTCCTGGTATTGGTCGCGCATCCGCTCCAGATCCTCGAAACGAACCCTGAACATAGATAGACCAGGCGCATCCGATTTTGCCTGAAGGCTACACGCCAACTCGTAGACCCCACTCAAGTACTGCTCCGCAGTGTCCAGCTGGaccatacatattttaatagggTCGGCTGAGGCACCCTTAACGTACTTACTTTCCGATTTCATCTTTTTCTAATTTGATTTACGACGATAAAATATAACCTAAACAGTCCCAGTTGAAAAGTAATGTGTCAGACGTCAAACTTCTACTCTGTGCTATCCTCGGAATACTGATTGAAGTTGAGTAGTGATGGACACTACTCGACTAACCGATTCTTACCGATTGACCATAGACAAAGGGAAAAAACTAGGTGACGTCACGATGACACACACAAAACAGCTGACTAGAAGACTTCAGTTACGTGCTGAAGTTTAGAcaaatgtttgtaaataataaaccgGGATGGACTGGAATAGGGAATATCCGGTTCGAAGGACCATGAAATGGAGGAGCAAGGGGGAAGGTTGAAGGAAAGAAACTGACCTGGCAGGAACGGTTGTCCGGCTGAGCAAATGCGTTTGACCTCTTCGATCTTCCACCCGTTCTTCTCCAGGTTGATGTGCTGATGTACCGGTGCGCGGCGTAGAGCTACGTGTGTTGTAGTACGCGGCGGATTGTGCTTCTATCGCGGATTGAGTGACGGGAGCGTAAGGTGCGTCGACCGACTCGAATCGCGGCGGTGGTAGAAGTGGACGAGGGTCGGTCGTTGAGGTGGCAGATGACAGCTAGTGTTCATCTACCTGCAGTTTCCATTAGGATAGGGAAGGTGGGAAGGAGTTACAAGCATCTGTGTACCTGTCTGTCAGttgtttgtgtgtgtaccCACGAAGTTCCTTGACCCTATGCCTATGGCCCCAACACCATTAATTAACGTCATACGTGTGTGGTCTACGCGGAACACAATCAGTATAATAACCGCGTGAGTTTCTCTGTTTGTGATTAAAACCTTCTTACAGTATAGATCTCTGTGTTGCGTTGTGAtaggtaaatttaaattatgtccTTCCCATAACTGTAGCTGGATCCCTGTAGGaggtaaaaataatttaaacttaCAGCTATCACAACGCATCACAGATATCTATCCTTTAAAACGACAACGCCTGCCTAGCTTGGAGTCGCAtggtcgtgtgtgagatgtccccacatattattattattgatttcttGTTCATTTAAATATCCTTGCTCCCCTCTCCCCACAGCTCCCTGAACTCGTAGAGAACAACCCGATGGTGGCCATCTCCGTCCTACTGAAGCTGATCCACTCACAGCAGATTACAGAATACTTCAGCGTGCTGGTCAACATGGAGATGTCGCTGCACTCCATGGAGGTCGTCAACAGGTATCTACCCTTTGTGTaggtcacacacacacacacacacacacacacacacacacacacgcacacacacacgcacacacacacaaactcGCATACTGTAAACGGTGACATACTGTAGAACGAGTGTAGAACCAACAATCAACCTCCTCCTGAAAGCTTTCGATTCGGCCAATGCGCAGAAGCAGAAGCCATTGTTTTGGTTCCCTCTTCATGTGGGTGGAATGTGTCAAATCACTCGATGCTATTGGTTCGCGTTATGCTGCTATAGGTCTATTAGGAAAAAGGTGCTCCGAATCGCCTCTGTCGCCTCATGTTCATAAATTCTACATGATGACCGCCATTTTTTCCagatacttaagtaggtacttacaatgaTTTCTAGTGTACTCCAACCCAACAGACACATTTACCATAGCAACCACCATCTTCAACATTATCCTCAAGACATATCCGTACTTACACAAACCCTCTGCCCCACAGACTAACAACCTCAGTGGACCTGCCCGTAGAGTTCGTGCACCTCTACATCAGCAACTGCATATCCACGTGCGAGACGATCCGCGACCGATACATGCAGAACAGACTCGTGCGACTGGTGTGCGTGTTCCTGCAGGCGCTGATACGTAACAACATCATTAATGTCAAGGtaggttataaataataatatgtatatatggcTAACTCACATACGCCTGTTTAGagagagcctgtaatatgggtgtcggacagctgatatatatttatacaacaAACATCTAGAATAAATACAGAACAGACTCGTGCGGCTGGTGTGTGTGTTCCTGCAGGCGCTGATACGCAATAATATCATCAATGTGTAGTTAcgtcatcataatcatcatgtGTTATGAAATGATAATGTAAGCGTCCACCGTctggcatcgtacgcaacggacgcatcgcatcaATTATTCTTTGTGAAGTGAAATGAAATTCACTAAAGTCACGTCGCGGTTTCTCCGTACAATGTACATTTTATGACAATaagtttggtccgatacgtacgatacctataggtggacgcttacttATAGACCCATACATGCAGAATAGACTCGTGCGACTAGTGTGCGTGTTCCTACAGGCACTGATACGTAACAATATCATCAACGTCAAGGTACGTCATCACCAGGAAACATCCAACATATTAGGCGGATATTTACATGAAAAtccttttttataaatgtcttaaatttaatgtgcgtgatctattattatcataggtatattatattattttatgatgtAAAATAAACCTACTCTTGGAATTGGAACTGCTAAACCTAGTCTCGAAGTTGTTAAGTCACCTCAAAATTAATTAGCCCTTCTTCCCGAGTCCCAAAATACACCGACACATAAACTTAGATCAAGACTTCGTTCTGAAACAGAGCTGGCGATCCGCACTGTGTGTAATATTACACGAACCATTTCGAGACACCTTTGACCACCTTACTATTACCTAATCCGCAGGAACTGTTCATCGAAGTGGAAGCATTCTGCGTGGAGTTCAGCCGGATCCGCGAGGCGGCCGCGCTGTTCCGTCTGCTGAAGCAACTCGACTCCGGCGACGCTTCACATAAAGACAACAAAGACTAGCAGGCAGTGGCGGGAGAGAGCCCGAgtgcctcagaataataacggacTTGGTTCCTTGTGCTGAAGGCATAGACTATTTGTTGAGATGGGGGATGCCAGGGATTTGTGATAAGTGCCTGTTTTGTCTCGCGTTGTAGGAGGATTCGCCTTGAAGTGTGGGTGAATAGTCGATTTGTGtaactgtaaaaaaatcaagagTGCGACGCAAAACCTATGTGACGTCTTGCcctgtgctagcccttctaGGGCAACTGTAGAGTGACCTAGTACGGATATAATGTAGGAGGACTTCTCACACATGGCCTTGGCTGGCTGGAGTTCTTACTACCCGCTAGAGTTTGCTGAAGAGCTGGGCCGATATCATTATTAGATATGTATATAGCACGAAAATGGATTCTAGTGGAGTCTCATATGAACTCTTGCGGGTAGTACCACCTACGTAACTATGGTAGGCTACCATAGTGCAGTTTTATTGTGATATGGAATCTGGacgtttttgttaatttctaTTGTGTAGCGATTGATTCGccaagttattttattacctacctactacagtGCGTTGTATTAACactatgaaaaaatatgttcttGTGAATATTCATTGTTATGTGTAGCATTCGTACAAAGAAACCCGATTTTTGTACaagattaaaatatttgaaaacattattgttttttagtTACTGTCATACCCAATACCTATACTTTACAGAGCTGAGTAATAAAAATCCTGAATAATATTTGAACATTTATTCCAAATAACTAAaaacatatacctaccatATGAATCTACAAAAGTGGCAATGATAGTCTTTGTGAACTAAGCAGCACTTTCAAGTAACTTCCGGATTTCTTCATCAGCGGCGAGCGTGATGGGAGTCTCGTCATCATTGTCGGCCAGTAGGGGAGAGGCTCCCGCGTCCAGCAGGATCTTCACTGACTTGACATTGCCACAGAAGGCAGCATAGTGGAGGGCCGTCTGTCCAGATTCATCCACGGCGTCGACGCAACAACCACCCTTGATAGCCGCGCTCAGGGCAGCCGTGGCGTCGCGGTCAGCGGCCCAGTGCAGGGCGGACAGGCCACCCTCGTCTTTCTCATGCTTCAGCTCTGGATGCTGCCTCAATAGCTCAGTCACTCGCTCGGCACAATCTTCTTTAGCTGCTTCCAATATAGACAGCTCATCAGCTATGACATCAGGCTCTGGGGAGAATTGGTGTGTGGACACGGTCACCCAGGTGTCTTTCTTGCCCTTCTGACCAGACAGTTCATTCTTGGCCCAAACTGGGTCTAGTTTTTGGACCAATTCTGTGTATTTCTCTCTTGCTTCTTCCTGTGGCATGTCTCCAAGGGCTTTCCAGGCCTCCCACTTGTATCGGCCCTGCATGTTGAAGAATCCTGGCTTGGAAGTGATGTTCCTTCCTTCAGTGGCTTGCTTGTAGAGTCCATAGAGCTCTAGCAGCTGGTTCTCACTCAGCTTAGTCACGATGGTGCGGACGTGGGCTGAGGCTTTGTTAAATGCTTCATCTTCAGGTGACTGCTCTTCATCGGAAAAGTCAGAGTCTGGGTATTCAGATAGTGCTTCTGCCATTTTTAATACACTAATAACTAACTACTTTCTACAGAATATCTAATTATTTTGTGGTTGCACAGTTAAGTTCATGCCTTCAAGAGTGTGCACTTGTTTGTTGGTAGCATCGGCGGCCGAGGATGGGCTGGAGAACTCAATGAAGCCGTAGCCCTTGCTCAGGCCGGTGGAGCGATCAAACACCACTCTTGCATTAGAAAGAGATCCAAATTGGGAGAAATATTCCCTCAGTTGTCTATGTCCTACTGTCCATGGCAGGTTGCCGACGTAGAGACGAGCTGCCTTGCTGGCCATAATCTAGGCAGAAACTATTTCAAGTAAATGCAAGGAGCGTTCACCAATCAGTCCCCTGTAGTCCACTCCCGAGCTCTCACTGAGTGAATCCAAGTCCAACAGTGCTCCCTTGAGACCCCACTTCTTCAACAAGGCTTCAATGGACCAGTCAGCACTTCTTTCCTGGTAAGAACAGAGAAAACGTGCGTCAGTGCCGTCTATTAAATATGCTACAGTTGAAAGGACTTCCTCGAATTGCGTGGGCTCATAGAAGCAATCGGAGGCTAGGATCAAGTCTAGAGGGCGGAGGGAGTGGGTGTCGGCGAGGTAGAGGCCCCAGGCGAGGCCGAGCACCTGCAGGTCGCGGCCGGGGGTGAGCCCGTTGGCCGCGCAGCACTCGTGGAGGTGGCGCAGCGAGCGGGGCAGCGCCACGCTGTCGCTCAGCGTAACGCGCGCGCCGCAGCGGGCGGCCAGCAGCCCCGGCAGCGCCGTGCCGCAGCCCAGCTCCAGCACCCGCAGCCCGCGCAGGTGCCGCCGCTGCGTCCACAGGTACCAGGCCAGCAGCGGCGCCGACGGCCACGTGTAGAACGAGTAGCCAGCTGACAGTAGCTCCGGTATCACTATCTCTAAGTAATCGCCCCGAAGGTCGCCGTTGGTACTTGATTTACCTCGGAAAACGAACTTCTTCTTTGTCTGACCACTCACAGGGCAACCATCGCTCATTGCataagcatttttttaataattcgcAAGAAAAATCAACAGCGATaacgcgttttttttttattttatttttttctgacaCATGCACAgattaaaattttctaaaaagtGTTGCAAGACTTGTAAAATAGCCACAGAATACAAATGTACAACGATGAACAAAGTgaaaaaatctataaaaactgcaataaaatataaattaaaaagtggaaattcatttcaatttagatttttaataaagtgtatttttattgtatcttctttataattttttctactttgGATCCCGATCAAAGTTcatcaacaaaatattataatttttaatggaCATCCCTAAATTtgctttcttttttttttcactcgGCAAAAAACTTTCATCCTCGCCGGTGCCGCGTacactaaattattttaaattaacttttattattttagtttacaaGCTAACAAAATGTCTACAGCCTGTAAaggtaagaattatacttttatcttaatgtAGCATCAGGTAATGGGAAGATAATAGCTTCAAACAGCTTGTTTACTTGCTCTTGAACTGCGAGTCCGGGGTCAAATTCCAAATCACTTCTAAAACTTTACAATGGAGCAATTTAaactaatttttcaattttaccCGCATATCATGATTCTAATGATTGCTCAGTAACAATGTTGTTGTGCTATAATCAAAACTTTCAAGACAAACACACTATCAGCTGATTTTCAAACGTATTTTTTGTCTTGTTATCAAACCACCCATACTTAACCAACCCTTCCTACCCAGGTATCTTCATAGTGGGTGCCAAGCGCACGCCATTCGGCACGTTCGGGGGCGTGTTCAAGAACACGTCGGCCACGGAGCTGCAGACGCTGGCCAACGTGGCGGCGCTGAAGGAGGCGGGCGTCGCGCCGGCGCTGGTGGACACCGTCAATGTGGGGCAGGTCATGTCAGTAAGTGCTGGGCATCTGTGCTAAAGTGGGATCCTGTGTTAAAGTTGTGGTTGATAGTATTCTAGTCCACTAAAAGTCTGTGCTGAAggaagtgggtggctcgccgGCGCTAGTGGACACTCAATGTGGGGCAGGTCATGTTGGTAAGTGCTGGCA
Protein-coding regions in this window:
- the LOC105394709 gene encoding acyl-CoA-binding domain-containing protein 6, with amino-acid sequence MAEALSEYPDSDFSDEEQSPEDEAFNKASAHVRTIVTKLSENQLLELYGLYKQATEGRNITSKPGFFNMQGRYKWEAWKALGDMPQEEAREKYTELVQKLDPVWAKNELSGQKGKKDTWVTVSTHQFSPEPDVIADELSILEAAKEDCAERVTELLRQHPELKHEKDEGGLSALHWAADRDATAALSAAIKGGCCVDAVDESGQTALHYAAFCGNVKSVKILLDAGASPLLADNDDETPITLAADEEIRKLLESAA
- the LOC105394721 gene encoding histone-arginine methyltransferase METTL23: MSDGCPVSGQTKKKFVFRGKSSTNGDLRGDYLEIVIPELLSAGYSFYTWPSAPLLAWYLWTQRRHLRGLRVLELGCGTALPGLLAARCGARVTLSDSVALPRSLRHLHECCAANGLTPGRDLQVLGLAWGLYLADTHSLRPLDLILASDCFYEPTQFEEVLSTVAYLIDGTDARFLCSYQERSADWSIEALLKKWGLKGALLDLDSLSESSGVDYRGLIGERSLHLLEIVSA